In Actinomycetota bacterium, one genomic interval encodes:
- a CDS encoding CAP domain-containing protein, translating into MTRTARRLAAATAVALSLTLVPVAAHARTPNYSWQMYRETNATRIQHSVGRLARAHRLTDEATRHARAMARRGELFHSSGPSRYGVRCWTWGENVGWTSGDVDDLQRAFMNSPAHRSHVLDRDFERVAVGAATDDRGRLYVTVFFCT; encoded by the coding sequence ATGACACGAACCGCACGCCGACTGGCGGCAGCCACCGCCGTCGCGCTGTCGCTCACGCTCGTGCCCGTCGCCGCGCACGCGCGCACGCCGAACTACTCCTGGCAGATGTACCGGGAGACGAACGCCACTCGCATCCAGCACTCGGTCGGCCGGCTCGCCCGAGCCCACCGCCTCACCGACGAGGCCACCCGCCACGCCCGGGCGATGGCCCGCCGCGGGGAGCTGTTCCACTCGTCCGGCCCGAGCCGCTACGGGGTGCGGTGCTGGACCTGGGGTGAGAACGTGGGCTGGACGAGCGGCGACGTCGACGACCTGCAGCGGGCCTTCATGAACAGCCCCGCGCACCGCAGCCACGTACTCGACCGGGACTTCGAGCGGGTCGCCGTGGGCGCCGCCACCGACGATCGCGGACGGCTCTACGTCACGGTCTTCTTCTGCACGTGA
- a CDS encoding bifunctional nuclease family protein — MIEMELTGVRVELPTNQPIVLLRERGGERYLPIWIGAAEAAAIALSLQGVVTPRPMTHDLMRTILDDLSVDVRRIEVTELRESTFYATIAMNRQGEDYEVSSRPSDAIALAVRMSVPIFVHEDVLEEASILIPDDEDEEVEKFREFLDTVTPEDFAG; from the coding sequence ATGATCGAGATGGAACTCACCGGGGTGCGCGTCGAGCTCCCGACGAACCAGCCGATCGTCCTGCTGCGTGAGCGCGGGGGGGAACGATACCTGCCGATCTGGATCGGGGCAGCGGAAGCCGCCGCGATCGCGCTGTCCCTGCAAGGGGTCGTCACCCCCCGCCCGATGACGCACGATCTGATGCGGACGATCCTCGACGACCTGTCGGTCGACGTTCGTCGCATCGAGGTGACCGAGCTGCGGGAGTCGACGTTCTACGCCACGATCGCGATGAACCGCCAGGGCGAGGACTACGAGGTCTCGTCCCGTCCGTCCGACGCGATCGCGCTCGCCGTGCGGATGTCGGTGCCGATCTTCGTGCACGAGGACGTGCTCGAGGAGGCGTCGATACTGATCCCCGACGACGAGGACGAGGAGGTCGAGAAGTTCCGCGAGTTCCTCGACACGGTCACGCCCGAGGACTTCGCGGGCTGA
- the hpt gene encoding hypoxanthine phosphoribosyltransferase, giving the protein MTEVASVLFGREDIRRRVQELGRTIAGDYVGREPVLITVLKGGAMFLADLMRATSLSLEPHFMAISRYGDAEESLGRVQILLDVDVDLAGRDVILVEDIVDTGLTLRYLLGVLRAREPASLEVCALLDKSVRRIVPIVPRYVGFECPDRFVVGYGLDFRERYRNLPDILQVDDLEALKHDPAALTPRFAAA; this is encoded by the coding sequence ATGACGGAGGTCGCGAGCGTCCTGTTCGGGCGCGAGGACATCCGCCGCCGGGTGCAGGAGCTCGGCCGCACGATCGCCGGGGACTACGTGGGGCGTGAGCCCGTGTTGATCACCGTGCTCAAAGGCGGAGCGATGTTCCTCGCGGATCTGATGCGTGCGACGTCGCTGTCGCTCGAGCCGCACTTCATGGCGATCAGCCGGTACGGCGACGCCGAGGAGTCCCTCGGCCGGGTGCAGATCCTGCTCGACGTCGACGTCGACCTCGCCGGTCGCGACGTGATCCTGGTGGAGGACATCGTCGACACCGGCCTCACGCTCCGCTACCTCCTCGGGGTGCTGCGCGCGCGGGAGCCGGCGTCGCTCGAGGTCTGCGCCCTGCTGGACAAGTCGGTCCGACGCATCGTGCCGATCGTCCCTCGGTACGTGGGGTTCGAATGCCCGGACCGGTTCGTGGTCGGCTACGGGCTCGATTTCCGGGAACGCTACCGTAACCTCCCCGACATCCTGCAGGTCGACGACCTCGAAGCGCTGAAGCACGATCCGGCCGCCCTCACGCCGAGGTTCGCCGCTGCCTGA
- a CDS encoding D-alanyl-D-alanine carboxypeptidase family protein, with the protein MSRARRRAAARAAVALSVVVGLAAQLVLLGTASAERSGPPPTPVPPRGSPSPFPQSLATPSDAVAVPRLDAAAVILADLDDGQVMFAKAPEVRRPIASLTKMMTALIVLQRRELDDVVAVSPAAVFDGDDYGASSTLGLRPGERRTVRELLDALMLQSANDAALALAIDISGSEQRFVELMNERARALGMRDTVFFSPNGLDDRGRSTARDLLVLTRAAYAQDGFARIVASKFRTIPAPQGPPRRVQNRNAMLWLYEGAIGVKTGFTTGAGYCLIATAEREGRRLVAIVLGDRDEPFSEAATLLDHGFEGYGEETFVRAGEAIGTVAIRGGTVPVEAERAVTALVPTARLDRVQERVVVSPRAVFPPEAGERVGTFKVTIPGVSLGSSPLLVSAVPPPPAAGDDPWWVRSADAVGRALGDAIEGLVGSG; encoded by the coding sequence GTGAGTCGCGCTCGTCGCCGAGCGGCCGCCCGAGCCGCGGTCGCGCTATCGGTCGTCGTCGGCCTCGCCGCGCAGCTCGTGCTGCTCGGCACGGCCTCGGCGGAGCGGTCGGGGCCCCCGCCGACGCCCGTGCCGCCGAGGGGGTCGCCCTCACCGTTCCCGCAGTCCCTGGCGACACCGTCCGACGCGGTCGCGGTGCCGAGGCTCGACGCGGCCGCGGTGATCCTCGCCGATCTCGACGACGGACAGGTGATGTTCGCGAAGGCCCCCGAGGTGCGACGCCCGATCGCGAGCCTCACGAAGATGATGACCGCGCTGATCGTGCTGCAGCGCCGCGAGCTCGACGACGTGGTCGCGGTCTCGCCGGCGGCCGTCTTCGACGGCGACGACTACGGGGCGTCGTCGACGCTCGGGCTGCGCCCCGGGGAGCGACGAACGGTCCGTGAGCTCCTCGACGCGCTGATGTTGCAATCGGCGAACGACGCCGCGCTCGCGCTCGCGATCGACATCAGCGGCTCCGAGCAGCGCTTCGTCGAGCTGATGAACGAGCGAGCCCGGGCGCTCGGTATGCGCGACACGGTCTTCTTCTCGCCCAACGGCCTCGACGACCGCGGTCGTTCGACCGCCCGCGACCTGCTCGTGCTCACACGTGCGGCCTACGCCCAGGACGGGTTCGCGCGGATCGTGGCATCGAAGTTCCGGACGATCCCGGCGCCGCAGGGTCCGCCACGTCGGGTGCAGAACCGCAACGCGATGCTGTGGCTGTACGAGGGGGCGATCGGCGTGAAGACGGGCTTCACCACCGGGGCCGGGTACTGCCTGATCGCCACCGCCGAGCGCGAGGGACGCCGGCTGGTCGCGATCGTGCTCGGCGACCGCGACGAGCCTTTCTCCGAGGCGGCGACCCTGCTGGATCACGGCTTCGAGGGGTACGGCGAGGAGACGTTCGTGCGCGCCGGTGAGGCGATCGGCACGGTCGCGATCCGGGGGGGCACGGTGCCGGTCGAGGCAGAGCGGGCCGTCACGGCACTCGTGCCCACGGCGCGGCTCGACCGCGTGCAGGAACGGGTCGTGGTCTCCCCACGCGCGGTCTTCCCGCCGGAGGCGGGGGAGCGGGTCGGCACGTTCAAGGTCACGATCCCGGGCGTCAGCCTGGGCTCCAGTCCGCTCCTCGTCTCCGCGGTGCCGCCACCGCCGGCCGCGGGCGACGACCCGTGGTGGGTCCGGTCGGCCGACGCGGTCGGACGGGCGTTGGGCGACGCGATCGAGGGCCTGGTCGGATCGGGCTGA